The Panicum hallii strain FIL2 chromosome 9, PHallii_v3.1, whole genome shotgun sequence genome has a window encoding:
- the LOC112876639 gene encoding benzyl alcohol O-benzoyltransferase-like, which produces MAASLKFTVRRKPAVLVAPAAPTPRELKRLSDIDDQDGLRFHIPVIQFYRRSALAGARDPAPVIRAAVAGALVHYYPFAGRLRELEGRKLAVECTGEGVLFIEADADVRLEHFGDALQPPFPCLDELIFDVPGSSEVLGSPLLLFQVTRLACGGFILGVRLHHTMADAQGLVQFLGAVAELARGAATPTVRPVWGRELLEARDPPRPAFAHREYDVVPDTKGTIIPLDDMVHRSFFFGRQEVAAVRAHLPPHLRSRASTFDLLTGLLWKCRTAALAPDADEEMRMICIVNARGGKSGAAIPEGYYGNAFAFPVAVATAGDLAARPLGYAVELVKRAKGEVDVEYMRSVADLMVLRGRPHFTVVRAYLASDVTKAGFGDLDFGWGRPVYGGPAKGGVGAIPGVASFLIPFRNAKGEDGIVVPMCLPGPAMDTFVRELGKLLSPPTEQQQQQQDAYPAIRSAL; this is translated from the exons ATGGCGGCGTCGCTCAAGTTCACGGTCCGGAGGAAgccggcggtgctggtggcgccggcggcgccgacgcCGCGGGAGCTGAAGCGGCTCTCGGATATCGACGACCAGGACGGCCTGCGGTTCCACATCCCCGTCATCCAGTTCTACCGCCGGAGCGCGCTGGCGGGGGCGCGGGACCCGGCCCCGGTGATCCGGGCCGCCGTCGCCGGGGCGCTCGTGCACTACTACCCGTTCGCCGGGAGGCTCCGGGAGCTCGAGGGGCGCAAGCTCGCCGTGGAGTGCACCGGGGAGGGCGTGCTGTTCATCGAGGCCGACGCGGACGTCCGGCTCGAGCACTTCGGGGACGCGCTGCAGCCGCCGTTCCCGTGCCTCGACGAGCTCATCTTCGACGTCCCCGGCTCGTCCGAGGTGCTTGGGTCACCGCTCCTCCTCTTCCAG GTGACGCGGCTGGCGTGCGGGGGCTTCATCCTGGGCGTGCGGCTCCACCACACGATGGCGGACGCGCAGGGCCTTGTGCAGTTCCTGGGCGCCGTGGCGGAGctggcgcggggcgcggcgacGCCGACGGTGCGCCCGGTGTGGGGGCGCGAGCTGCTGGAGGCGCGCGACCCGCCGCGCCCGGCGTTCGCGCACCGCGAGTACGACGTGGTGCCGGACACCAAGGGCACCATCATCCCGCTGGATGACATGGTGCACCGCTCCTTCTTCTTCGGgcggcaggaggtggcggccgtcCGCGCCCACCTCCCGCCGCACCTCCGCTCGCGGGCCTCCACGTTCGACCTCCTGACGGGGCTCCTGTGGAAGTGCCGCACCGCCGCGCTGGCCCCGGACGCCGACGAGGAGATGCGGATGATCTGCATCGTGAACGCCCGCGGCGGCAAGTCCGGCGCCGCCATCCCGGAGGGCTACTACGGGAACGCGTTCGCGTTCCCGGTGGCCGTCGCCACGGCGGGGGACCTCGCCGCGAGGCCGCTGGGGTACGCCGTGGAGCTGGTGAAGCGGGCCAAGGGCGAGGTGGACGTGGAGTACATGCGGTCGGTGGCGGACCTGATGGTGCTGCGCGGGCGGCCGCACTTCACGGTGGTGCGCGCGTACCTGGCGTCCGACGTGACCAAGGCCGGGTTCGGCGACCTGGACTTCGGGTGGGGGCGGCCGGTGTACGGCGGCCCCGCCAAGGGCGGCGTGGGCGCCATCCCCGGGGTGGCCAGCTTCCTGATCCCGTTCAGGAACGCCAAGGGCGAGGACGGCATCGTCGTGCCCATGTGCCTGCCCGGTCCCGCCATGGACACGTTCGTGCGGGAGCTGGGCAAGCTGCTGAGCCCGCCcacggagcagcagcagcagcagcaggacgcCTACCCCGCCATCAGGTCCGCGCTGTGA
- the LOC112874455 gene encoding tetraspanin-10: MSSSPLPVRPHRDGASRSAGQRVPSPLAAADLRPLSLSSHANRPTLRASHCHRRAPPASASTPPVPRPPPLFSSQGRRLCSRRRLARSRPATRRRIPSRGGPGLLGRMGSTSAFVIRWINFFTMILALLVVGFGFWMSTHNDECRRSLTIPVIALGGVIFLISLIGFLGAWKNISCLLWTYLIMLFVVLVAIMVFTVLAFIITNTGTGHVVPGARYKEYRLQDYSSWFVKQLNNTEKWTHLRSCLVKSDDCNNLSKRYKTLKQYKLAELTPMESGCCRPPAECGYPALNASYFDLSYHPVSTNIDCKLYKNARSVRCYDCDSCKAGVAQYMKTEWRVVAIFNVILFVILSFVYFVGCCARRNAGGSDAKGSGR; this comes from the exons ATGTCATCGTCTCCGCTCCCTGTGCGTCCCCACCGCGACGGCGCGAGCAGGTCTGCTGGTCAGCGGGTGCCCAGCCCGCTGGCCGCTGCTGATCTGCGACCGTTGTCTTTAAGCTCGCACGCGAACCGACCCACACTCCGCGCAAGCCACTGCCACCGCCGGGCGCCGCCAGCCTCCGCCTCCACTCCGCCGGTGCCCCGCCCTCCTCCGCTTTTCTCGTCCCAGGGTCGCCGTCtttgcagccgccgccgcctcgccagaTCCCGTCCCGCGACGCGGCGCAGAATCCCGTCCCGTGGCGGTCCCGGCTTGTTGGGGAGGATGGGCAGCACCAGCGCGTTCGTCATCAGGTGGATCAACTTCTTCACCATG ATACTGGCACTACTGGTGGTGGGTTTCGGGTTCTGGATGAGCACCCACAACGATGAGTGCAGGCGGTCCTTGACCATCCCTGTCATAGCTCTGGGAGGAGTGATCTTTCTCAT ATCGCTCATCGGATTCCTTGGTGCTTGGAAGAACATTTCTTGCTTGCTTTGGACA TACCTAATCATGCTGTTCGTGGTCTTGGTGGCAATCATGGTGTTCACGGTGCTTGC GTTTATCATAACCAATACAGGAACTGGCCATGTTGTTCCTGGGGCTAG ATATAAAGAGTACCGTCTTCAAGATTACAGCTCCTGGTTTGTCAAACAG CTCAATAACACGGAGAAATGGACTCACCTGAGAAGTTGCCTTGTGAAGTCAGATGACTGCAATAACCTGTCAAAAAGATACAAG ACTCTGAAACAATACAAGCTTGCAGAACTTACTCCCATGGAGTCAGGCTGCTGCCGCCCACCAGCAGA GTGTGGGTACCCAGCTCTGAACGCCTCCTATTTCGATCTGAGCTATCATCCAGTGAGCACCAACATTGACTGCAAACTGTACAAGAACGCACGCTCTGTCAGGTGCTACGACTGCGATTCTTGCAA AGCTGGGGTTGCGCAGTACATGAAGACCGAGTGGCGCGTGGTTGCAATCTTCAACGTGATATTGTTCGTCATCCTG TCGTTCGTGTACTTTGTGGGCTGTTGCGCGCGGCGGAACGCTGGAGGTAGCGATGCAAAAGGTAGTGGAAGGTGA
- the LOC112876759 gene encoding DEAD-box ATP-dependent RNA helicase 12: MHQPRARYPPGYGSGGGGRGGGGGNGGGGGGNHNYYGRNPQPQPHHHQHYHHQQPPPQQQPQQHAHRNSSHQHQQWLRRDQGHASAAGSGDAAGRTAAQLDAVDSSSQDWKAQLNIPAPDTRYRTEDVTATKGNEFEDYFLKRELLMGIYEKGFERPSPIQEESIPIALTGSDILARAKNGTGKTAAFCIPALEKIDPEKNAIQVVILVPTRELALQTSQVCKELGKYLNIQVMVSTGGTSLKDDIMRLYQPVHLLVGTPGRILDLTRKGICVLKDCSMLVMDEADKLLAPEFQPSVEALIHFLPPSRQLLMFSATFPVTVKEFKEKYLPKPYVINLMDELTLKGITQYYAFVEERQKVHCLNTLFSKLQINQSIIFCNSVNRVELLAKKITELGYSCFYIHAKMLQDHRNRVFHDFRNGACRNLVCTDLFTRGIDIQAVNVVINFDFPKTSETYLHRVGRSGRYGHLGLAVNLITYEDRFNLYRIEQELGTEIKTIPPQIDLAVYCQ, from the exons ATGCACCAGCCCAGAGCCCGCTACCCGCCCGGCTacggctccggcggcggtggacgtggcggcggaggcggcaacggaggaggaggcggcggaaaTCACAACTACTACGGCCGAAacccgcagccgcagccgcaccACCACCAACACTACCACcaccagcagccgccgccgcagcaaCAACCGCAGCAGCACGCGCATAGGAACTCCTCGCATCAGCATCAGCAGTGGTTGCGGCGAGACCAGGGCCACGCCTCCGCCGCGGGGTCTGGAGATGCTGCGGGGAGGACGGCGGCGCAGCTTGACGCCGTAGACTCGAG TTCTCAAGATTGGAAGGCGCAATTGAATATACCAGCTCCGGATACACGCTATAGGACTGAG GATGTCACTGCAACAAAAGGCAATGAGTTTGAAGATTATTTTTTGAAACGTGAGCTGCTTATGGGAATCTATGAAAAGGGCTTTGAAAGGCCATCCCCTATTCAAGAAGAAAGCATTCCGATTGCACTGACTGGAAGTGATATTCTTGCAAGAGCAAAAAATGGCACTGGGAAGACTGCTGCATTTTGCATTCCAGCACTTGAAAAAATTGATCCCGAGAAAAATGCCATTCAAG TTGTTATACTGGTACCAACAAGGGAACTGGCTCTGCAGACTTCTCAAGTCTGTAAGGAGCTCGGGAAGTACCTGAACATTCAAGTTATGGTCAGCACTGGTGGAACCAGCTTGAAGGATGACATCATGCGTTTATACCAACCTGTTCATTTACTTGTTGGGACTCCTGGCCGTATACTGGATCTTACCAGGAAGGGCATTTGTGTGCTGAAAGATTGTTCAATGCTTGTCATGGATGAG GCCGACAAGCTATTAGCTCCAGAGTTCCAGCCTTCTGTAGAGGCACTTATTCATTTCCTTCCACCTAGTCGGCAACTGTTGATGTTTTCGGCAACCTTTCCTGTTACTGTCAAGGAATTCAAAGAGAAATACCTGCCTAAACCTTACGTTATTAATCTTATGGATGAACTGACGCTGAAAGGAATCACTCAATACTATGCTTTTGTCGAAGAAAGACAGAAAGTTCATTGCCTGAACACACTTTTCTCTAAG CTTCAAATTAATCAATCCATTATATTCTGCAACTCTGTTAATAGAGTTGAGCTACTGGCTAAGAAAATAACTGAACTTGGTTATTCTTGCTTCTACATTCATGCTAAGATGTTGCAAGACCACAGAAACCGAGTGTTTCATGATTTTCGCAATGGTGCTTGCAGAAACCTTGTGTGTACAG ATCTGTTTACCAGAGGAATTGACATCCAAGCTGTTAATGTGGTCATTAATTTTGACTTCCCCAAGACCTCCGAGACATACTTGCACAGG GTTGGTCGTTCTGGTCGATACGGACACCTTGGTTTGGCAGTGAACTTGATCACTTATGAGGATCGTTTCAACTT GTATAGGATTGAGCAAGAACTCGGAACAGAAATTAAGACAATACCCCCACAAATCGACCTGGCTGTGTATTGCCAATGA
- the LOC112877776 gene encoding endoplasmic reticulum-Golgi intermediate compartment protein 3-like produces the protein MARIPSLKSLNAFPHAEEHLLKKTYSGAIVTILGLIIMFTLFVHELQFYLTTYTVHQMSVDLKRGETLPIHINMSFPSLPCEVLSVDAIDMSGKHEVDLHTNIWKLRLDRYGHIIGTEYLSDLVEKGHEAHHDHDHGHENHDEQKKHEHTFNEDAEKMVKSVKQALENGEGCRVYGMLDVQRVAGNFHISVHGLNIFVAEKIFEGSSHVNVSHVIHDLSFGPKYPGIHNPLDETSRILHDTSGTFKYYIKVVPTEYKYLSKKVLPTNQFSVTEYFLPIRPTDRAWPAVYFLYDLSPITVTIKEERRNFLHFLTRLCAVLGGTFAMTGMLDRWMYRLIESVTNSKTRSVLR, from the exons ATGGCGAGGATACCGTCACTGAAGAGCCTCAATGCGTTTCCGCACGCCGAGGAGCACTTGTTGAAGAAGACTTACTCTGGCGCTATTG TGACAATTCTTGGGCTAATTATAATGTTTACACTGTTCGTGCATGAGCTGCAGTTTTATCTTACGACCTACACCGTGCATCAG ATGTCTGTAGATCTGAAACGAGGAGAAACTCTGCCAATCCATATAAATATGTCATTTCCTTCTTTGCCATGCGAAG TATTGAGTGTGGATGCAATTGACATGTCTGGGAAACATGAAGTTGATTTGCACACAAATATCTGGAAG CTTCGCTTGGATAGGTATGGCCATATCATTGGTACAGAGTACTTGTCTGACCTAGTTGAAAAGGGACAtgaggctcatcatgatcaTG ATCATGGCCATGAGAATCACGATGAACAAAAGAAGCATGAGCACACCTTCAATGAAGATGCAGAGAAAATGGTTAAGAGTGTCAAACAAGCACTGGAAAATGGTGAAGGGTGTCGA GTCTATGGGATGTTAGATGTGCAGAGGGTTGCTGGTAACTTCCATATCTCAGTGCATGGTTTAAACATTTTTGTTGCTGAAAAG ATTTTTGAAGGGTCAAGCCATGTGAATGTTAGTCACGTTATTCATGATCTGTCCTTTGGCCCTAAGTATCCAGGAATTCATAATCCACTGGATGAAACCTCAAGGATACTTCATGACACAAGTGGAACCTTCAAATACTATATCAAG GTTGTTCCAACTGAGTATAAATATCTCTCAAAGAAAGTATTGCCAACAAATCAGTTTTCTGTCACGGAGTATTTTCTTCCCATTCGCCCAACTGACAGGGCCTGGCCAG CTGTTTACTTCCTTTATGATCTCTCACCAATTACGGTCACCATCAAAGAGGAAAGACGGAACTTCCTTCATTTCCTAACTCGTCTATGTGCGGTTCTTGGTGGCACATTTGCCATGACAG GAATGCTTGACCGATGGATGTACCGGCTTATCGAGTCTGTCACCAACTCAAAGACCAGAAGCGTGCTGCGGTAA
- the LOC112874454 gene encoding NAD-dependent malic enzyme 59 kDa isoform, mitochondrial-like — protein MHAGCAKQIPLYGFESSFILALRNSSPRLAPDTACTSRAAPPSRVRSSAPTTHLPPPGPRSPPAHPPIPRRGDRDLHSLSCPHRGYPHRAATPLPRPFKNPNLSHELGPRRPPPHRTALGTDPGRAACRLISRAAMWRSAARRSSQIRRLLSSSASPTGPLATVPGPCIVQKRGNDILNDPWYNKDTAFPLTERDRLGLRGLLPPRVMSFEQQYERFINSYRSLEKNTRGEPDSIVALAKWRILNRLHDRNETLYFRVLIDNIKDFAPIIYTPTVGLVCENYSGLFRRPRGMYFTAKDKGEMMSMIYNWPQEKVDMIVVTDGSRILGLGDLGVQGIGIPIGKLDLYVAAAGINPQKILPVMLDVGTNNEKLLEDNLYLGLRQPRLEGEEYMAIVDEFMEAVHARWPKAVVQFEDFQMKWAFETLERYRNRFCMFNDDVQGTAGVALAGLLGAVRAQGRHLHDFPNQKIVVAGAGSAGIGVLSMAKQEMLRMKSGEGHNQFWVLDKDGLITKDRKDLDPAVARFARGHGPDEIPDLHEGASLVEVVRKVKPHVLLGLSGVGGIFNEEVLRAMKESDSPRPAIFAMSNPTTKAECTPDDVFKHVGENAIFASGSPFSNVSLGNGKTGYANQANNMYLFPGIGLGALLSGARHISDDMLQAAAECLASYITDDEIQKGILFPSVSSIRHITARVGAAVVRAAVAEDLAEGYRTVDPKDLASMSESQTVDYVARNMWYPVYSPLVNNK, from the exons ATGCACGCTGGGTGCGCCAAGCAAATTCCCCTCTACGGCTTCGAATCCTCCTTTATTCTCGCGCTGCGGAACTCGTCGCCGCGGCTGGCCCCCGACACCGCCTGCACTAGTAGAGCCGCGCCCCCGTCCCGCGTCCGCTCCTCCGCCCCCACCACTCACCTCCCTCCCCCAGGACCCAGGTCCCCACCCGCCCACCCACCCATCCCGCGCCGCGGCGACCGGGACCTCCACTCCTTGTCCTGCCCTCACCGCGGGTACCCGCACCGCGCAGCGACCCCCCTGCCCCGCCCCTTCAAAAACCCAAATCTCTCCCACGAGCTCGGGCCTCGCCGACCaccaccgcaccgcaccgcattGGGTACGGACCCCGGCCGAGCGGCGTGTCGGTTGATCTCTCGCGCGGCGATGTGGCGttcggcggcgcggcggtcgtCGCAGATCCGGCGGCTCCTGTCGTCGTCCGCATCCCCGACGGGCCCCCTCGCCACCGTGCCGGGGCCCTGCATCGTGCAGAAGCGCGGAAACGACATCCTCAACGACCCATGGTACAACAAG GACACGGCGTTCCCCTTGACGGAGCGCGACCGCCTCGGCCTCCGCGGCCTGCTCCCGCCGCGGGTCATGTCCTTCGAGCAGCAGTACGAGCGGTTCA TAAACTCGTACCGGTCGCTGGAGAAGAACACGCGGGGCGAGCCGGACTCCATCGTCGCGCTGGCTAAGTGGAGGATCCTCAACAGGCTGCACGACCGGAACGAGACATTGTACTTCAGG GTGCTAATCGACAATATCAAGGATTTTGCACCCATTATATACACTCCCACTGTCGGCTTGGTCTGTGAAAATTACAGTGGTCTGTTCAGACGGCCTCGTGGGATGTATTTCACTGCGAAGGATAAGGGGGAGATGATGTCGATGATTTACAACTGGCCACAAGAGAAG GTTGACATGATAGTCGTGACTGATGGGAGTCGCATTCTAGGCTTAGGTGACCTTGGTGTTCAGGGGATAGGCATACCTATTGGTAAACTGGATCTTTATGTTGCAGCTGCTGGTATTAACCCACAAAAG ATTCTTCCAGTAATGCTTGATGTGGGAACAAATAATGAAAAACTTCTGGAGGACAATCTAT ATCTAGGACTGAGGCAACCCCGGTTGGAAGGAGAAGAATACATGGCCATTGTAGATGAATTTATGGAGGCTGTCCACGCACGTTGGCCTAAAGCAGTTGTGCAG TTTGAAGACTTCCAAATGAAATGGGCCTTTGAGACTCTTGAGAGGTATCGGAACCGATTTTGCATGTTCAATGATGACGTACAG GGTACAGCTGGTGTTGCTCTAGCTGGCCTACTTGGTGCTGTTAGAGCACAAGGCCGACATCTACACGATTTTCCAAATCAAAAGATAGTCGTCGCGGGAGCTGGAAG TGCTGGGATAGGTGTGCTAAGCATGGCTAAACAGGAAATGTTAAGGATGAAAAGTGGGGAAGGACATAATCAATTCTGGGTTCTGGACAAAGAT GGCCTTATTACGAAAGATAGGAAGGATCTGGATCCTGCAGTGGCACGTTTTGCCAGAGGCCATGGTCCGGATGAGATCCCAGATCTCCATGAGGGGGCTAGTCTTGTTGAAGTG GTCAGGAAAGTGAAGCCTCATGTGCTTTTAGGACTGTCTGGAGTTGGGGGCATATTTAACGAGGAG GTTCTCAGGGCTATGAAAGAATCTGATTCTCCACGCCCTGCAATTTTTGCAATGTCCAACCCAACTACTAAAG CTGAATGTACACCTGATGATGTATTCAAGCATGTTGGAGAGAATGCGATATTTGCTAGTGGAAGCCCTTTCAGTAACGTTTCTTTAG GAAATGGTAAGACAGGCTATGCTAATCAAGCAAACAACATGTATCTATTTCCGGG GATTGGTTTAGGAGCTCTCCTTTCAGGTGCTCGGCATATTTCAGATGACATGCTTCAAGCAGCAGCTGAGTG CCTCGCATCATACATCACAGATGATGAAATTCAAAAAGGAATCCTCTTCCCTTCAGTCTCCAG TATCCGGCACATCACCGCACGTGTGGGCGCAGCAGTTGTCCGTGCCGCTGTTGCTGAAGACCTGGCTGAGGGGTACCGCACTGTGGATCCTAAGGATCTTGCGAGCATGTCAGAG TCACAAACGGTGGACTACGTCGCTCGGAATATGTGGTACCCGGTTTACAGCCCCCTTGTGAACAACAAATAA